One stretch of Prochlorococcus marinus XMU1402 DNA includes these proteins:
- the ribD gene encoding bifunctional diaminohydroxyphosphoribosylaminopyrimidine deaminase/5-amino-6-(5-phosphoribosylamino)uracil reductase RibD, translating to MSEKNVSHKKWMKRAIFLASLGKNTTSPNPNVGAVILDKYGNLISEGFHFKAGMPHAEAMAFNNLKKDAKGGIMYVNLEPCCHQGKTPPCVDKVISSGIKKVYISIEDPDKRVSGKGIKLLKEAGIQVNLGLCKKESLDLNKAFIHRNITKKSFGVLKWAMSIDGRIALKNGKSKWITNDESRSLVHSFRAEFDAIIIGGNTLRKDNPFLTSRGSKNPEPLRVVFTKSLDLPSDSHLWDCSKAKTLVIYNSSTSNESYLSRIPECVEVEKVSSDNPELISKILAKRGCNKVLWECGPRLATAAIKSNCIQEVITFIAPKILGGENNMSPLSDFEFREMDKVIKLSDLRVRLFGNDMSVKGSFKNF from the coding sequence ATGTCTGAAAAAAATGTAAGCCATAAAAAATGGATGAAAAGAGCAATTTTTTTGGCTTCTTTAGGCAAAAATACAACGAGTCCTAACCCTAATGTGGGAGCGGTGATACTTGATAAATATGGAAACCTTATTTCAGAAGGTTTTCATTTCAAAGCAGGGATGCCTCATGCAGAGGCAATGGCTTTTAATAACTTAAAAAAGGACGCTAAAGGCGGGATAATGTATGTGAATCTTGAACCTTGTTGCCATCAAGGTAAAACACCTCCTTGTGTAGATAAAGTGATATCCTCTGGGATAAAAAAGGTATATATTTCTATTGAAGACCCTGATAAAAGAGTCTCTGGTAAAGGTATTAAGCTTTTAAAAGAAGCTGGAATACAAGTTAACTTAGGATTATGCAAAAAAGAATCCTTAGATCTAAATAAGGCTTTCATTCATAGGAATATTACTAAAAAGTCATTTGGTGTTCTTAAATGGGCAATGAGTATAGATGGAAGAATAGCTTTAAAAAATGGTAAAAGTAAATGGATTACTAATGATGAATCGAGGTCATTAGTTCATTCTTTTAGAGCAGAATTTGATGCAATAATCATTGGGGGAAATACACTAAGAAAAGATAACCCGTTTTTGACTAGTAGAGGTTCCAAAAATCCCGAGCCTTTGCGAGTTGTTTTCACAAAAAGTTTAGACCTCCCTTCAGATTCACATCTTTGGGATTGTAGTAAAGCAAAAACTTTAGTTATTTATAATTCTTCTACATCAAATGAAAGCTACCTCTCAAGGATTCCTGAATGTGTAGAGGTAGAAAAGGTATCATCAGATAATCCAGAGTTAATTTCAAAAATACTTGCAAAAAGAGGATGCAATAAAGTTCTTTGGGAATGTGGTCCAAGATTGGCCACTGCTGCGATTAAATCTAATTGTATTCAGGAAGTTATTACTTTTATTGCTCCAAAAATTTTAGGTGGTGAAAATAATATGAGTCCTTTAAGTGATTTTGAATTTAGAGAAATGGATAAAGTTATTAAATTAAGTGATCTACGGGTCAGGTTGTTTGGTAATGATATGAGTGTTAAAGGTTCTTTCAAAAATTTTTAA
- the ftsH gene encoding ATP-dependent zinc metalloprotease FtsH: MPIRQDDNQPNKRFGIVNIILIGVGALLLFSSLFPSQNMQIPRVPYSLFIDQVNDGEVKRAYITQEQIRYELNGAEEGAPSVLATTPIFDMDLPQRLENKGVEFAAAPPKKPNFFSTILSWVVPPLIFILVLQFFARRSMGGGGAQGALSFTKSKAKVYVPDDDSKVTFADVAGVDEAKDELTEIVDFLKRPERYTDIGARIPKGVLLVGPPGTGKTLLSKAVAGEAEVPFFIISGSEFVELFVGAGAARVRDLFEQAKKKAPCIIFIDELDAIGKSRSGSMGVVGGNDEREQTLNQLLTEMDGFASTDKPVIVLAATNQPEVLDAALLRPGRFDRQVLVDRPDLSGRKTILEIYTKKVKLSESIDLDSIAQATSGFAGADLANMVNEAALLAARAKRNSVEQRDLSEAIERVVAGLEKKSRVLQEDEKKVVAYHEVGHAIVGHLMPGGSKVAKISIVPRGMSALGYTLQLPTEERFLNSKEELKGQIATLLGGRSAEEVVFGKITTGASNDLQRATDIAEQMVGTFGMSEILGPLAYDKQGGGQFLGNGNNPRRSVSDATAQAIDKEVRDLVDDAHETALKILRNNLPLLESISQKILQEEVIEGDDLKTLLEETKMPA; the protein is encoded by the coding sequence ATGCCAATAAGACAAGATGATAATCAACCTAATAAAAGATTTGGAATTGTAAATATCATTTTGATAGGTGTTGGAGCATTACTTTTGTTCAGTAGCCTTTTCCCTAGTCAGAATATGCAAATCCCTAGGGTTCCCTATTCTTTGTTTATAGATCAGGTTAATGATGGGGAAGTTAAGAGAGCATATATAACCCAAGAACAAATTAGATATGAGTTAAACGGAGCTGAAGAGGGTGCACCTTCTGTGCTGGCTACTACCCCAATATTTGATATGGATCTTCCTCAAAGGTTAGAAAATAAAGGGGTGGAATTCGCCGCTGCTCCTCCAAAAAAACCTAATTTTTTCTCAACTATCTTGAGCTGGGTGGTTCCTCCATTGATCTTTATTCTTGTGTTACAATTCTTTGCTAGAAGAAGTATGGGAGGAGGAGGAGCGCAGGGAGCTTTAAGTTTTACTAAAAGTAAAGCTAAAGTTTATGTTCCCGATGATGATTCGAAAGTAACATTTGCTGACGTTGCAGGTGTTGATGAAGCTAAGGACGAATTAACAGAAATAGTTGATTTTTTAAAAAGACCTGAAAGGTACACCGATATTGGAGCACGAATACCCAAAGGAGTTCTTCTTGTAGGTCCTCCTGGAACAGGAAAGACTCTCCTCTCAAAAGCTGTTGCGGGTGAAGCTGAAGTTCCTTTCTTTATAATCTCAGGATCAGAATTTGTAGAACTTTTTGTGGGTGCTGGTGCTGCGAGAGTTAGAGATTTATTCGAACAAGCCAAAAAGAAAGCTCCTTGTATAATATTTATTGACGAATTGGATGCTATCGGCAAAAGTCGCTCTGGATCGATGGGAGTTGTTGGCGGCAATGATGAAAGAGAACAAACTTTAAACCAACTCCTCACTGAAATGGATGGTTTTGCATCAACAGATAAACCAGTTATAGTGCTTGCAGCTACAAACCAACCAGAAGTACTTGATGCTGCTTTATTAAGGCCTGGAAGATTTGATAGACAAGTTTTAGTTGATAGGCCTGATTTATCAGGAAGAAAGACAATCCTTGAAATTTATACTAAAAAGGTAAAACTTTCTGAATCCATTGATTTGGATTCTATTGCTCAGGCAACAAGTGGATTTGCTGGCGCAGACTTAGCGAATATGGTCAATGAAGCAGCTTTGTTGGCTGCGAGAGCAAAAAGAAATAGTGTTGAGCAGCGAGATTTAAGCGAGGCTATTGAGAGGGTAGTAGCTGGCTTGGAGAAAAAAAGCAGAGTACTTCAAGAAGATGAAAAAAAGGTTGTTGCTTACCATGAAGTTGGTCATGCCATTGTTGGTCATTTAATGCCTGGTGGTTCTAAAGTTGCAAAAATTTCAATTGTCCCAAGAGGTATGAGTGCACTAGGTTATACACTCCAACTGCCAACTGAAGAAAGATTCCTCAATTCCAAAGAAGAATTAAAAGGACAAATTGCAACTCTTCTTGGTGGAAGATCAGCTGAAGAAGTCGTTTTTGGAAAAATTACAACTGGAGCTTCAAACGATCTTCAACGAGCAACTGATATTGCAGAACAAATGGTAGGTACTTTTGGTATGAGTGAAATTCTAGGCCCATTAGCCTACGATAAACAAGGAGGAGGTCAATTCTTGGGGAATGGTAACAACCCAAGAAGATCAGTTAGTGACGCGACTGCTCAAGCTATTGATAAAGAAGTTAGAGATCTAGTAGACGACGCTCATGAAACGGCTTTAAAGATATTGAGAAATAATTTACCCTTACTCGAATCAATTTCTCAGAAAATTCTTCAAGAAGAAGTAATTGAAGGAGATGATTTAAAAACTCTTCTTGAGGAAACTAAAATGCCTGCATAG
- a CDS encoding DUF3122 domain-containing protein has translation MKKITKSNKKFFLKGILPLLLLLFFIFNPLKVSAEVAETEINGKLINASSEFLRDLDFETWQLVAYKSPLFEDKLILRVIGYPGNLRIDHPTYLSVESGRKQWLLDDKTLLNVELANDGRQAAAEFDLDKLIKNLDKNRPLRLSLSGVFSELPVPPFVVKEWRSIN, from the coding sequence ATGAAGAAAATTACAAAATCAAATAAAAAATTTTTTTTAAAAGGAATATTACCTTTACTTTTACTACTATTTTTTATTTTTAACCCATTAAAAGTATCTGCAGAAGTTGCAGAAACAGAAATAAATGGGAAATTAATAAATGCTAGCAGTGAGTTTTTAAGGGACTTGGACTTTGAAACTTGGCAATTAGTAGCTTATAAATCACCTCTTTTTGAAGATAAATTGATCTTGAGAGTAATAGGATATCCAGGAAATCTTAGGATTGATCATCCCACTTACTTGAGTGTTGAATCAGGTAGAAAACAGTGGCTTTTAGATGATAAAACATTACTTAATGTGGAATTAGCAAATGATGGAAGACAAGCTGCGGCAGAATTCGATCTTGACAAATTGATTAAAAATTTAGATAAAAATAGACCATTAAGATTATCTTTGTCAGGAGTTTTTTCTGAGTTGCCTGTTCCACCCTTTGTTGTTAAAGAGTGGAGATCAATAAACTGA
- a CDS encoding mannose-1-phosphate guanylyltransferase/mannose-6-phosphate isomerase, giving the protein MPDSVTVPIILCGGTGSRLWPLSRESFPKQFLSLNFNEEKSLLQKTQERLKDIKNIENPILICNETHRFIAAEQMREINVTPNKILLEPFGRNTAPAITLAALLAMEDYSNPNLMVLSADHQIKNNKNFVEAIKKGIVYSEDNNLVTFGIVPTSPHTGYGYIQGKEPFDEKQIKGTEIVKFIEKPNFNEACKLIKNKCYTWNSGIFLFKAKQILGEIEKYNPEILECCKKSINNKSSDLDFQRLDKNLFEKCPNISIDYAVLEKTKKGIVLPMDVGWSDIGDWQSVWENSKKDHKGNSIEGNVIAEDSKNCLFKSENRLIVGVGLENLIIVDTSDVLLVSCKDQAQKIKEVVKKLNSAGMKEGQEHKKIYRPWGSYISVLEEKKWKVKMINVKPGESLSLQMHHHRAEHWIVVGGIAKIDLNSEQKILLENESTYIPIGSKHRLSNPGKIPLILIEIQTGNYLDENDIVRFDDKYGRLKS; this is encoded by the coding sequence ATGCCTGATAGTGTTACAGTTCCAATAATATTATGTGGAGGTACAGGGTCAAGATTATGGCCTTTGTCTAGAGAAAGTTTCCCAAAACAATTCTTATCTCTCAATTTCAATGAAGAAAAGTCTTTGTTACAGAAAACTCAAGAGAGATTAAAAGATATAAAGAATATTGAAAATCCTATTTTAATTTGTAATGAAACTCATCGTTTTATTGCCGCAGAACAAATGCGTGAAATAAATGTTACACCAAATAAAATTCTTTTAGAACCTTTTGGAAGAAATACTGCTCCTGCTATTACTTTAGCCGCCCTTCTTGCTATGGAGGATTATTCAAATCCAAACCTTATGGTGCTTTCGGCAGATCATCAAATAAAAAATAATAAAAATTTTGTGGAAGCTATTAAAAAAGGTATTGTTTATTCGGAAGATAATAATTTGGTTACTTTTGGAATAGTGCCAACTTCTCCCCACACCGGATATGGTTATATTCAAGGTAAGGAACCTTTTGATGAAAAACAAATCAAAGGAACTGAAATTGTTAAATTTATCGAAAAGCCAAATTTTAACGAGGCATGTAAATTAATAAAAAATAAATGTTACACATGGAATAGTGGAATTTTTCTTTTTAAGGCAAAGCAAATTTTAGGGGAAATTGAGAAATATAATCCAGAAATTCTAGAGTGTTGCAAAAAGTCAATTAATAATAAAAGTTCGGATTTGGATTTTCAAAGATTAGATAAAAATTTATTTGAAAAATGTCCAAATATTTCGATTGATTATGCAGTTTTGGAAAAAACCAAAAAAGGAATTGTATTACCGATGGACGTAGGATGGAGTGATATTGGTGATTGGCAATCAGTTTGGGAAAATTCAAAAAAGGATCATAAAGGAAATTCTATTGAAGGGAATGTCATAGCAGAGGATTCAAAAAATTGTCTTTTTAAAAGTGAAAATCGATTAATAGTTGGAGTTGGTCTAGAAAATTTAATTATCGTAGATACTAGTGATGTTTTGTTAGTTTCTTGTAAAGATCAAGCCCAGAAAATTAAGGAAGTTGTTAAAAAATTAAATTCGGCTGGAATGAAAGAAGGGCAAGAGCATAAAAAAATTTATAGGCCATGGGGATCTTATATTTCTGTTCTTGAAGAAAAAAAATGGAAAGTAAAAATGATTAACGTTAAGCCAGGTGAAAGTTTATCACTTCAAATGCATCATCATAGAGCTGAACATTGGATTGTTGTTGGGGGAATAGCCAAAATTGACCTTAATTCAGAACAAAAGATTTTATTAGAAAATGAAAGTACTTACATACCAATTGGGTCTAAACATAGATTAAGTAATCCGGGTAAAATTCCCCTAATTCTAATTGAAATACAAACTGGAAACTATCTCGATGAAAATGATATTGTTAGATTTGATGATAAATATGGAAGATTAAAAAGTTGA
- the cbiE gene encoding precorrin-6y C5,15-methyltransferase (decarboxylating) subunit CbiE, whose amino-acid sequence MTEGNRKIHIIGINSYKFEDLSFKLQNLFLETEHIAVPNSYFEEIKSWSQNNLEKKKSFFSSYSNNELVNWLRSQKNDVILISRGDPLWFGIGRILLENFSKDELSFYPSNTCIQLAFSKLKIPWQDTVNVSIHGRDSTKLVESLKSRPSSLAIITDSNNKSLEVIKKHLLELNLTDFYDFWLCEEIGFDNENIRKLNLKESLPSDISSLNIVVLTKTKKKFFKNNIPLFGINDSIFKTFDDRPNLLTKREIRVQILADLELPKNGVIWDIGAGCGSIGLEAIKLRPDLDLFCIDKRIGSKALILENSKRLGVKPKFIFEEDIIKTLNTRNLNSFEKPNRLVIGGCDKKTKLQIIDKLAQSMRIGDIIVIPIIDVQTIKELKEELEDKNFKTNLNLIQTYKSLSIAEGMRLEPNNPVFILKGKK is encoded by the coding sequence ATGACTGAAGGTAATAGAAAAATTCATATAATTGGGATTAACTCTTATAAATTTGAGGATCTATCTTTCAAATTACAAAATCTATTTTTAGAAACAGAACATATTGCAGTTCCAAATTCATATTTTGAAGAAATTAAATCATGGAGTCAAAATAACTTAGAAAAAAAGAAATCATTTTTTTCGAGCTACAGTAATAACGAACTTGTAAACTGGTTGAGATCTCAAAAAAATGATGTAATTTTAATTTCGAGAGGAGATCCACTTTGGTTTGGAATTGGGAGAATATTACTAGAAAATTTTTCAAAAGATGAATTAAGTTTTTACCCTTCAAATACTTGCATTCAGTTAGCATTTAGTAAGCTAAAGATCCCATGGCAAGATACGGTTAATGTGAGTATTCACGGCAGAGATTCGACTAAGTTAGTTGAGTCTCTCAAATCAAGGCCTTCAAGTTTGGCGATTATTACAGACTCTAATAACAAAAGTTTAGAAGTAATCAAAAAACATTTATTAGAGTTAAATCTTACTGACTTCTATGATTTTTGGCTCTGCGAAGAGATAGGCTTCGACAATGAAAATATACGCAAATTAAATCTTAAAGAGTCATTACCATCTGATATATCAAGTTTAAACATTGTTGTTCTTACAAAAACAAAAAAAAAATTTTTTAAAAATAATATCCCTCTTTTCGGAATCAATGACAGTATTTTTAAAACTTTTGATGACAGACCAAATTTATTAACCAAAAGGGAGATTCGCGTTCAAATATTAGCTGATTTAGAGCTCCCTAAAAATGGTGTCATTTGGGATATAGGAGCAGGTTGTGGATCAATTGGTTTAGAGGCAATAAAATTAAGGCCTGATTTAGACTTGTTTTGTATCGATAAAAGGATTGGATCAAAGGCATTAATACTAGAAAACTCGAAAAGACTTGGCGTAAAACCAAAATTTATTTTTGAGGAAGACATAATTAAAACCTTGAACACGAGAAATTTAAATTCTTTTGAAAAACCGAATAGATTAGTAATTGGAGGATGTGATAAGAAGACCAAACTACAAATTATAGATAAACTGGCTCAGAGTATGAGAATTGGAGATATTATCGTTATCCCAATAATTGACGTTCAAACTATTAAAGAGTTGAAAGAAGAATTAGAAGATAAAAATTTCAAAACAAATTTAAATTTAATTCAGACCTATAAAAGCTTAAGTATCGCTGAGGGAATGAGATTAGAACCAAATAATCCTGTTTTTATATTAAAAGGGAAAAAATAA
- the argF gene encoding ornithine carbamoyltransferase, with protein MLKPYKLASDNFLSNLDMSTEEIIHILDLAENFKNNDLKIKLQEKVLGLVFDKSSTRTRVSFQVAMSRLGGTTIDLNPTTSQIGRGEPIKDTARVLSRYCDVLAIRTFNQSDLEEYAKWSSKPVINALTDLEHPCQALADFMTIKEEFSDFKNIVLTFIGDGNNVANSLILCGALLGVEVRIACPRGYEPSSQVINKANEIYQNKSLLSISNDPHTAILGSNVIYTDVWSSMGEETRKEQKDKQFDGFTINSDLLREAEDEAIVLHCLPAYRSKEITDEVIESKNSRIFIQAENRMHVQQALLSCLLY; from the coding sequence ATGTTGAAACCGTATAAGTTAGCAAGCGATAATTTTTTATCAAATTTAGATATGTCCACAGAAGAAATTATACATATACTAGATCTTGCTGAAAATTTTAAGAACAATGATCTTAAAATTAAACTTCAAGAGAAAGTCTTAGGATTAGTTTTTGATAAGTCATCTACAAGAACTAGAGTCAGCTTTCAGGTGGCAATGTCAAGACTAGGTGGAACTACAATTGACTTAAATCCTACTACTTCACAAATTGGAAGAGGTGAACCAATAAAGGATACGGCAAGGGTGCTAAGTAGATATTGTGATGTTCTTGCAATAAGAACTTTTAATCAATCTGATTTAGAAGAATATGCAAAATGGTCTTCTAAGCCAGTTATTAATGCACTCACAGATTTAGAACATCCATGTCAGGCCTTGGCTGATTTTATGACAATCAAAGAAGAATTTTCTGATTTTAAAAATATAGTTTTGACTTTTATTGGGGATGGTAATAATGTCGCCAATTCCCTAATTTTATGCGGAGCCTTGTTAGGGGTTGAAGTAAGAATTGCATGTCCTAGAGGATATGAACCAAGTTCTCAAGTGATTAATAAAGCAAATGAAATATATCAAAATAAAAGTTTATTGAGTATCTCTAATGATCCTCACACTGCAATTTTGGGATCTAATGTTATCTACACAGATGTCTGGTCCTCAATGGGTGAAGAGACTCGAAAAGAACAAAAAGATAAGCAATTTGATGGATTTACAATTAATAGTGATCTACTAAGAGAGGCAGAAGACGAAGCAATTGTTCTTCACTGTCTCCCTGCTTATAGATCTAAAGAGATTACCGATGAAGTAATTGAAAGTAAAAATAGCAGGATTTTTATACAGGCTGAGAATAGAATGCACGTTCAGCAAGCTCTTTTATCTTGCCTTCTTTATTAA
- the lexA gene encoding transcriptional repressor LexA: MKNFHHSPSIRQMMEAMGLKSPAPIQSRLKHLQKKGFISWQEGKARTLQIVDDVLVGVPILGSVAAGGLIETFSDVNENLDISEVLQKKDIFALTVNGDSMIDACIADGDMVLMEPIKDYYAIKNGTIVSALVPGLGTTLKYFIKKGEKIFLEAANPSYEPIELNLDNVVFQGKLLAVWRKV; encoded by the coding sequence ATGAAAAACTTCCACCACAGTCCTTCAATAAGGCAAATGATGGAGGCTATGGGATTAAAATCTCCAGCCCCAATTCAAAGTAGACTCAAGCATTTACAAAAAAAAGGGTTTATTAGTTGGCAAGAAGGTAAAGCGAGAACTCTTCAAATAGTTGATGATGTACTCGTGGGAGTACCAATTTTAGGCTCAGTTGCAGCTGGAGGTTTGATTGAGACTTTTTCAGATGTAAATGAAAATTTAGATATCTCAGAAGTTTTGCAAAAGAAGGATATTTTTGCTTTAACTGTCAATGGAGACTCGATGATAGACGCGTGTATTGCTGATGGCGATATGGTACTCATGGAACCAATTAAAGATTATTACGCTATAAAAAATGGAACAATAGTAAGTGCTTTGGTTCCTGGTTTAGGAACTACCTTAAAGTACTTTATTAAAAAAGGAGAGAAGATATTTTTAGAAGCAGCAAATCCTTCATACGAACCCATAGAACTAAATTTAGATAATGTAGTTTTTCAAGGAAAGTTACTTGCTGTGTGGAGAAAAGTTTAA
- a CDS encoding glycosyltransferase family 4 protein has translation MIISILKNNFFRYLKNYLIIIIQKIKVKFNSERFDKGKINFVTEKEDWSIRWDGEYIKSSINKSSKDDLVFLSNFPVIGLDKKVFHFGSQYMWLDWQKILPKENKYIVSFFHGKPEDSPEVKKHIEDFLLSRNSLFKIITASSLVYKRLLKWGVEETKLSLIPIGVDTNLFNITSDKFKAQVRSKLGFRKDEFVIGSFQKDGIGWDKGDKPKYIKGPDLFIKTIELIAKELKIAVLLTGPARGFVKRELAKRNIKFRHIYLDSYIEISKYYQALDLYIVSSREEGGPKAIVESMASGVPIVSTNVGMANDFIVNDHNGSIIKDFDPRKIAKKSIEMLMDPNKENKIRNARKDVIRADWNNISKLLWNEVYMPAIKELEN, from the coding sequence ATGATTATTTCTATTCTAAAAAATAATTTCTTTAGATATCTCAAAAACTACCTTATAATTATTATTCAAAAAATAAAAGTCAAATTTAATTCTGAAAGATTTGATAAAGGTAAGATAAACTTTGTAACTGAGAAAGAAGATTGGTCTATTAGGTGGGATGGAGAATATATCAAATCATCAATCAATAAAAGCTCTAAAGATGATTTAGTATTTTTGAGTAATTTTCCAGTAATAGGTTTAGACAAAAAAGTATTTCATTTTGGATCTCAATATATGTGGTTAGATTGGCAAAAAATCTTACCTAAAGAAAATAAATATATTGTTTCTTTTTTTCATGGAAAACCAGAAGATAGTCCAGAAGTTAAAAAACATATAGAGGATTTTTTATTGTCCAGAAATTCTCTTTTTAAAATTATTACAGCCTCTTCATTGGTTTATAAAAGACTTTTGAAGTGGGGTGTAGAAGAAACAAAACTATCTCTTATTCCAATTGGCGTAGACACAAATTTGTTTAATATAACAAGTGATAAATTTAAGGCCCAAGTTAGATCAAAATTAGGTTTTAGAAAAGATGAATTTGTAATTGGCTCATTCCAAAAAGATGGCATAGGGTGGGACAAAGGTGATAAGCCAAAATATATTAAGGGTCCTGACTTGTTTATAAAAACAATTGAGTTAATTGCTAAGGAATTAAAAATAGCTGTCTTATTAACAGGGCCAGCTAGAGGTTTTGTAAAAAGAGAGCTTGCAAAGAGGAATATAAAATTTAGACACATCTATCTTGACTCATATATAGAAATTTCAAAATATTATCAGGCCTTAGATCTTTATATTGTTTCATCTCGAGAAGAAGGAGGTCCAAAAGCAATTGTAGAATCTATGGCAAGTGGAGTTCCTATTGTTTCCACTAACGTTGGAATGGCGAACGACTTTATAGTCAATGATCATAATGGTTCAATTATTAAAGATTTTGACCCAAGAAAAATAGCTAAAAAAAGTATAGAAATGCTAATGGATCCAAACAAAGAAAATAAAATAAGAAATGCTAGAAAAGATGTTATTAGAGCAGATTGGAATAATATTTCCAAATTATTATGGAATGAAGTTTATATGCCAGCAATAAAAGAATTAGAAAATTAA
- a CDS encoding glycosyltransferase family 4 protein has translation MPEKKLDFQKFSIKKIVKESYKIFNFLQIIFGSILPVKKIYPRIFYGGLRSGNIGGPLVKIKKLKEYFPEYKYRFNIVYTTSSNYFLTKSAIKHLKKKNYPIILNQNGVFYPAWFEGNCQKRNLLNKYLYHNADYVFWQSKFCKNASETFLGKRNGSGEILYNAVNTEIFKPINKTKNNFHFLITGNITKKNNYRILSVLKALIDVLKYDPKICLIIAGNIVDKNYFVSESKRLGIINHVKFLGKFKQEDAPKIYQMADAYITMSYQDNCPSAVLEAMSCGLPILYSASGGIPELVDEYSGIGLEVASSWQSIAIPDRKAIAEGMINILENKINMSKSSRIRAIEKFDIRYWHKRHEYVFDYYFKKFYKLSKNF, from the coding sequence ATGCCTGAGAAAAAATTGGATTTTCAAAAATTCTCCATAAAAAAAATAGTTAAAGAAAGCTATAAGATATTTAATTTTTTACAAATAATTTTTGGCTCAATCCTTCCAGTTAAAAAAATTTACCCTCGCATTTTTTATGGAGGCTTAAGATCTGGAAATATAGGTGGACCTTTAGTAAAAATAAAAAAACTTAAGGAATATTTTCCAGAATATAAATACCGATTCAATATAGTCTATACGACTTCAAGTAATTACTTTTTAACCAAAAGTGCAATAAAGCATCTAAAAAAAAAGAATTATCCAATAATACTTAATCAGAATGGAGTTTTTTATCCAGCTTGGTTCGAAGGAAACTGTCAAAAAAGAAATCTCTTAAATAAATATTTATATCACAATGCTGATTATGTTTTCTGGCAGTCTAAATTTTGCAAAAATGCATCTGAAACATTCCTTGGCAAAAGAAATGGCTCAGGAGAAATTTTATACAATGCGGTAAATACAGAAATTTTTAAGCCTATTAACAAAACCAAAAATAATTTTCATTTTTTGATAACAGGAAATATCACTAAAAAAAATAATTATAGAATTTTATCAGTTTTAAAAGCATTAATAGATGTTTTAAAGTACGATCCAAAAATTTGCCTTATTATTGCAGGTAATATTGTTGATAAAAATTACTTTGTTTCAGAATCAAAGAGATTAGGCATAATAAATCACGTTAAATTCCTTGGAAAATTTAAACAAGAAGATGCCCCAAAAATTTATCAAATGGCAGATGCCTATATAACGATGTCTTATCAGGATAATTGTCCTAGCGCGGTTCTAGAAGCGATGTCATGTGGATTACCAATACTTTATTCAGCCAGCGGGGGTATTCCTGAATTAGTTGATGAATATTCAGGAATTGGACTTGAGGTAGCTTCAAGCTGGCAAAGTATTGCGATTCCAGATCGCAAAGCAATTGCAGAAGGAATGATAAATATATTAGAAAATAAAATTAACATGTCAAAATCATCAAGAATAAGAGCTATTGAAAAATTCGATATCAGATATTGGCATAAAAGGCATGAATATGTTTTTGATTACTACTTTAAGAAATTTTATAAATTATCTAAAAATTTTTAA